The nucleotide sequence acatcattcacagggacaggagaggtaggtgggatgcatgggcaggcttattagtccCACGCAAATTGTATGGAGGGGTTGGGCTAGGGCACCGTtgacctggggcaggctggtggccaagggcccagtcatgccaggCGCCGGCTCTGTTCAGGCGCCAgctttccaggtagagctgagagagaacatgcttgaaaccctgcagagccgctgccagtcagtgagcaGCCagtgactgagctagatggactaatggcctgattttgtataaggcagcttccttattgttgttatgtgccttcaagtcgattatgacttatggcgaccctataaacagcagcctccaagagcatctgtcgtgaaccaccctgttcagatcttgtaagttcaagtctgtggcttcctttacagaatcaacccatctcttgtttggccttcctcgttttccactcccttctgtttttcccagcattacaggcataccccgcttaacgtcgcttcacttaacgtcgcctcgttataacgtacatgctccatacgccaccattccCCACTTAATGTATGCGCGCTTCACAATtacagacacttaatggcatgacgccgctgccatctagtggcgattgccgtgcagtacatgcatagataattgcttcactttaagtacattttcactttacatacacgctccggtcccattgcgtatgttaaagcggggtatgcctgtattgtcttttctagtgaatcctgtcttctcatgatgtgtccaaagtatgacaacctcagtttcatcattttagcttctagggatagttctggtttaatttgttctacctcCCATATTTtagagaagggccgtagctcagtggtagagcatctgccttgcatactagcctagagggaccaatggtctcacttggtatcaggcagcttcctgtgtttctctcCCTGACCGCTGGCCCTGTTGGCTGCGGCTGGtgggagttgagagtccaacaacacctggaggatcgCAGGTTCTCCCATCCCTCGTCTTGAAGCGTGATTTTTGCTTAGAGTGCAAAGGAGCTTGAGTTAGGGATgtgctgaattttccattaatttgcttattctctatcgtttcagatcagatttttatgtagcaattttccatctCTAAAATTAAGAGTAATAATTTTATCAATTTCCTTTCATGTATTGATTATTTAAAATTATCACTATTTCCTTTTgaaatcaatatttttgtgagggggaaaaaacagatcgGTCAAAGCAGCGGCTAGCGGACAAAGAAAGACCTTGAATCGAAAGCGGCCTGTTAggctgacagaatgctttcgaacctgCAAtggtcaatggatcccatccctagcctggGTTCGAATCCTGAACAGGCAACCTGTCTGTTCTAGGGAAAGCTGATCAGAGGATTTTGGGAAGAGACCCCAGCTCAgggatagagcacatgctttgcatgcagaatgacccaggttcaacccctcaCTTCTCTAGACAAAAAGATGCTTAGGAAGCACATCCAGAAAAGGCCCCTTCCCTTGATGGTGAAAAGCTGCTGCCAACTGTAGTacacaatactggactagatgggccaaagtGTATAAAGCCGCTTCATGCGACACTTAAAGCCTGCTTCTAAACCACACTTGTAAAATAGCTACTTGCCTCGCCACCTATGGTGAGTATGCATTGTGATCTAGGCGATCAGTTAGCAAACTTTTTTTTCCCGTTGGGGGAGCATTGGTTCTTCTATTCACTCAAGCTCTCCGAGTGTCCAAAATGATTTGCCCAGGTATTATACGTGCGGGTGCTCTAGCAGAAATTCTTTATGGGCTAGAAACTATTGCTGGCTTATATTTGCAATGCTTGTTCGCTTGTCCCTGGATGGATCTCAAGCAGTGGTCTTTCCTGTTTGACCCACTCTCTGCCTGCACCCTCCACTCCAGTTACCTGATCAGCCAAGGCATTTGCTACTTGACGCTGTGCGAAGCGGCCTACTCGAAGAAGCTGGCGTTCGCCTTCCTGGAGGAGCTGCAAgcagaattctgggagctgtatgGGAAGAAGGTGTCCTCTGTGTCACGGCCTTATGCCTTCATTGAGTTTGGTATGTACTGAAAGGGAGAGCAGGCACCTCTCTGACCCAACCCCACCACCCTTCTAGTCCTCACTGTTTAAACTGTGTTGGGCAACCCAAATCCCTTTATTCCAAGGGCCTGTTCTGACAGGTCCTTCTGTATTTAGATGGAAAGGATCTTTTTTTCCTTATCGCTTTCCTGTAACACCAGAACTTGGGAGTCATCTACTGAAACTGGTTCACGGCGTACGGGACTGAGTTCTACTTTCCGCAGCAAGTAATGTATGGAATTTGCTGGCACAGAATGTGGTGATGGTCAGTGGATTCAATGGCTTTGGGAAAGGGCCGCAGCTCTCGGTGGCGCATctgcctgcatgcagaaggtcccaggttcagtccctggcatctccacataggagtggcctgcctgaaaccctggagagttgctgccagtcagtgtagagaatatttatttattatttattactatttattatttaatttatatcccgcccttcctcccagcaggagcccagggcggcaaacagaagtgctaaaaacactttaaaacgtcataaaaacagatcttaaaatacattaaaacaaaacaatgttaaaaacattttaaaaaaaactttaaaagggttaaaacatttaaaaaacatattaaaaagcaattctaacacagatgcagactgggataggtctcaacttaaaaggcttgttgaaagaggaaggtcttcaaaaggcaccgaaaagatagcagagatggtgcgtgcctaatattcaaggggagggagttccacagagtaggtgccaccacactaaatgtccgcttcctatgttgtgcggaatgaacctcctgataagaaggtatctgctggaagccctcacctgcagagcacagtgatcgactgggcatataaggggtaagacggtctttcaggtatcctggtcctgagctgtatagggctttatacaccaaaaccagaaccttgaacttgacctaaAACTTGAATATtgacctagatggacccatggaTCTGTCTCAGTACACGGCAGATTCCTATGCCCAATGAAATAACAAATTTGAATAGTAAAGGAATAAAATACTTAACACAGTGCTGTGTATGCTCTGTACTACACCATGATGGTAATTGAATTTTGGCACTGCCCTAAACCTACTCTGTGCTGAGAGAGCTGAATTATGTGCTACGGATACATTGTGCAAACCAAGCATATCTCAGGCCCAGAatgcctttctgtctggcccttgggacttttctCTAGGTCATGCCATCTCCCCAGTCCACACCCCTTATCccttaggccacaccccttactgatTCTGCACTGCAACTGTCTTGACTATTGATGCCTGGCTGGGGTGTATATCTCTGAACTGCGCTCATGCCTCTTTCTTGCCCggatagagagagagatggacaTGGGTGGGCGAGCCGAACGCTGACTTTTGCACAGATGGAATATAGCTTACCGTATGGAAGTAAGAGTGTCGTATCCAGTGCTGTAgccactttggcctctggccccatccaccagtagcatgtggcccccagaggcaatgtggccctcagactgggaAAGGCTCCCCTATTATGATGCATTCATAAAATACGGCTGTTTGGAAAGGTAGATAGGAATGCCAACTAAACATGACATAGATTTCTTTATTTATCTAGAAGTGGCCAACCCCCGTTTAGGGGCTGAATTTCCCCTCCCCGAAAGCAATTTTTGCTGGCCCctccaaaaaaataaataaaaatagaaggaGACCCAGTGCTGGGGTGGGTGGTGTTGGAAATGTTGGGGTGCAACTCTGCTTGCGCTGAAGACTGATGTGTCTGCATGGGAAGGGGCAGACAGAGAGAGgaacctccatgcttcctagactgtcctTTCCCTTCTAACCTGCGTTGATCTACCTTCGAGTGTcagactgatactcttagggttgctggCCTCACTTCCACCGCCCTTGTTCTTGCTTCTTCCACTCCTCCTTTGAGAGGAGACCTTTTGGATCTCTTAAGATGCAGGAACAAGCACGCCTTGTGCAATCTTCACCTTAGTTAACCAGAACTAGGGATCTCTCCTATCAGATGTGTATTTCCTGTAATAAATGCCAgttttattgttttcttaaaaCCAAAGTCTCATTGTGATGGTTTCCAGGGTAAAGTGGGATCctgttacagttcagcttctgccagcattcagcTCCAGTGCTAACAGGTGGAGCCCAGTGCCTGCATAGCGATGCAAACTGTCCCCTCCCCAGCCTTTGGGTCAGTTTATGAGCGAAGAGGAGAGAAACGCCCCCACTCCAATTCCTTAGCTATTCTGCATGGGTCAACAGAGTTTGTGTGTGATACACCTCTGTGGGTGTGTACACATTAAAGCGTTGGGTGGCCACATTTGCTTTTGACCACATGCACGCACCGCTGGATGcggcccccaaaaggttggccAAGGATGAATGTGGCCCCGGACCCCAAAAAGGTCAGCTATCTCTACTCTAGTAGTTCCATCACAAAAATTGCCAACCAATGGCATTCTCCTCCTCTTTAGACATCTATATCCAGAAGCTGAAGAAATCCTACCTGGACACCTGGTCAAAGCGCCACCTGAGCCACATCAACCTGGAGTTACAGGATGTTCAGAAGATCATGGTCACCAACATTGAAGAGGTGCTCCAACGTGGGGAGGCCTTATcaggtattgggaggggggtgcTGTTGAGGGTgtggagagatctctgcctctgTGCATGTGGGGTGGGGGTTAATGGGTTTTGGAGGCCCTTGTGTCTGGGAAGTCCAGTCCCAAAATGAAATCCCAAATCCCTCCTAAACTTTGAGGCTGCAGTGGATGTAAGGATCATCCCATTTCCTCCCCCCACAGCCCCAGCGTTGGGAGGAAATTTGGGGCTCGACCTATTCGCCTATGGCTGACTGGGCACTCAGTATGGTGAGCATGATGAGCAACTACAGCCCCCATTATCTTTGGTTGTttggccttgcttgctggggctgatggctgtagttcaacagcatctgaagggccaaaagtACCTCACACCTGTTTTAAAAGGTCCATTAGTTAGCCTGATTTTCCTTTTCATTGCCTCTCCAGCTCTGGATTCCAAGGCCAGCAACTTGTCAACTCTCTCCAAGAAATACCGCCAGGATGCCAAACTCCTCAGCAGCCGTTCCGCTTATGCCAAAGCTGCTGCCACCAGTTTCATCTTCGTGGTACTTATGATCTACATACGCTTTTGGTGGCTGGTGTGACTTGTCTACGgtgcctttcttttctcccttcccccctccccctccccctgcccacatCTCTTTGGTCCTGCCTCATATGGGACCTGTGAAAAAAGGAGTGTGTGTTTGGGTCCCCCCCTTTCAGCCTCATCCAAGGAAGAATTGAGACCAGCAGCGCCACCTGTGGGGGAAATGTAAACGGAACTTGTTATGAAGAGGTTATTTTTTTCACCATGGCACTGTTTGCCACCTTGTGTTTAAAACTGGAATGACAATCAGAAGTTAACACAGTGACTATAATTgctaaaagtgtttttttttgcttttaatgtGTAAAGAAAAGTTCTACAGTTTCCTTTGTCTTTTTAATAAAGGGGGGGGAGGCACATCCCTTAAcagaggtgtggagaacctttggccttccagatgttgaactagctgccatcattcctgaccattggccatgctggttgaagcTGGTCAGAACTGGTCCACtttcacaccaaacatttatttcactattactccactttaagcagtcatggcttcccccaaagaatcctaggaagggttgtttgtgaagggtgttgtgaggagaccccctgttctcctcacagagctacaattcccagaattctctgggaagaggaactgacttttaaatcactctgggaattgtcgctttgtgaggggaagaatggtctccaaacaactctcaatgatccttcccaggattctttgggggaagccataactgtttaaagtggactaatagtggaataaatgtgaatgtggtcttgggagtcccaacaacatctggcaatgTCTGGGGGGCCCACAGGTTCCTTGCACCTGCCTTGGCAGATCATAAGAACCATCttcttacacacatacacattctgtgacaccttaaaaatgaacaaaaatagTGTCCTCAAGTGTTGTTGCACTCCCAAATTCCCATAAGCcttagccaggatggccaatagccagggatgatgggaactgtagtccagtgacatctggagggcctcaggtgtCCACATCCTTGCTGTAGAGCTGTGAGTGCTGTGTTAAATGGAGTTGTTAAAGATGCAGGAACCCTCTTTTGAAAAAAAGATGGGAGTCTGGAGCTTAATCCTTCCAAGACAATTAGTGATGCATGGTGGGGTTGGTGCTTTAGTTAAATATCATGGTGCTTTTTCACTAAATGTTATTTTTGATGAAACCAGAAGCAGATGAGTTGTTCATAAAAAAgggtcttaaaaataaaacaaaacccaaaacGTTATTCAGGCAATAATTCAATTCAGGCAGTGAAAAATTTGTGATTATTTTATTGCTGTTCTTTTCAAATATGCAGGGCTTCAATCCCAGTTCTCAGCAGAAGCCAGTCCAGAATACTATTTTCAGTCCCTAAGTATGTGAATTGATGGTACAAGGGGAGTgtctttgagcatgtgcagagagtAGGGGAGCTACCTTTTTATTGGTCTTTAACAGGAGCCTGCCACACAAAGTTAGCGGgtaatcagtgcttggaatgaactagtttggtTGAACAAATTTACTGAATTAGTTCAAAAGTCTCTcaactacacctgaaagtagtttccTTCATTGGCGGGTGAGCTGAAGGTGAATTAAGTTCCTTTTAGGATAGCATTTTGAATTATTTCTAGTTCactttcaagttcattcttttacatttttttttgttctttagaCTCTTTGGGCTGTAAAGCTTAAAGATCATAATTATTGGGGTGAAATAAATTAAGCAATTAACATTCCACTATGTGTGTTTTGATGCTTTCTTAATCTTCTTAAAGATACTGTATTCTTCAGCACAGCAACTTGTAATATTCTGAATGCTGGGGGGGAAATTGCCAAGGATCCTtcggatgaacttgaactgaatgGTGAAGTCAATGTGAAATGAATTAGTCCACTTTGTTAAGAGACAAAggtgaactggaattagttccttttttggacatgttgaacttgaactagttcaattttaaaatgtactttcCAAGCCCTACAGGTGATTCTTCCCCCCCATGCTGCCAACAAACTCCTCACTTGCTTCAGTTGTTTTTAGGT is from Rhineura floridana isolate rRhiFlo1 chromosome 3, rRhiFlo1.hap2, whole genome shotgun sequence and encodes:
- the LOC133381134 gene encoding vesicle-trafficking protein SEC22b-like isoform X1: MVLLTMISRVQDALLLAASMQETEQSNRNFQEYHNQAKQLFRKLGDHSPNRCSLQAGPMTFHYLISQGICYLTLCEAAYSKKLAFAFLEELQAEFWELYGKKVSSVSRPYAFIEFDIYIQKLKKSYLDTWSKRHLSHINLELQDVQKIMVTNIEEVLQRGEALSALDSKASNLSTLSKKYRQDAKLLSSRSAYAKAAATSFIFVVLMIYIRFWWLV
- the LOC133381134 gene encoding vesicle-trafficking protein SEC22b-like isoform X2; protein product: MVLLTMISRVQDALLLAASMQETEQSNRNFQEYHNQAKQLFRKLGDHSPNRCSLQAGPMTFHYLISQGICYLTLCEAAYSKKLAFAFLEELQAEFWELYGKKVSSVSRPYAFIEFDIYIQKLKKSYLDTWSKRHLSHINLELQDVQKIMVTNIEELWIPRPATCQLSPRNTARMPNSSAAVPLMPKLLPPVSSSWYL